The Fragaria vesca subsp. vesca linkage group LG2, FraVesHawaii_1.0, whole genome shotgun sequence genome includes a window with the following:
- the LOC101302718 gene encoding general transcription factor IIH subunit 3-like isoform 2, translated as MASVPSKLYADDVSLLMVLLDTNPFFWSSSSLPFSKYLSHVLTFLNSILLLNQLNQVVVIATGYSSCSYIYDSASAPGQGSDQGRMPALCSHLLKKLEEFVAKDEQLLKEGSAEGIPSSLLSGSLSMALCYIQKVFRSGPQHPHPRILCLQGSSDGPEQYVAIMNAIFSAQRSMVPIDSCYMGSNNSAFLQQASYITGGVYLKPQQPDGLLQYLTTVFATDLHSRAFLQLPKSAGVDFRASCFCHKKTIDTGYICSVCLSIFCKHHKKCSTCGSVFGQAQSEVPSTTNKKRKSSEPLL; from the exons ATGGCTTCCGTCCCTTCAAAGCTCTACGCCG ATGACGTCAGCCTTCTGATGGTCTTGCTAGACACCAACCCGTTCTTCTGGAGCTCATCGTCTCTCCCATTCTCCAAGTATCTCTCCCAT GTGCTTACATTTTTGAACTCGATTTTGCTGCTCAATCAACTCAACCAAGTAGTGGTGATTGCTACCGGGTACAGTTCATGTAGCTACATCTACGATTCGGCTTCGGCTCCTGGCCAGGGCTCTGATCAAGGAAGAATGCCGGCGCTTTGCTCTCACTTGCTGAAGAAGCTGGAGGAGTTTGTGGCCAAAGATGAGCAGCTGCTCAAGGAAGGCTCAGCTGAAGGGATTCCTTCTTCGCTGTTGTCGGGGTCGCTGTCAATGGCTCTATGCT ATATACAGAAGGTTTTTCGATCAGGACCACAGCATCCTCACCCCAGG ATTTTATGCTTGCAGGGATCGTCAGATGGACCTGAGCA ATATGTTGCAATCATGAATGCAATATTTTCTGCACAGCGTTCCATG GTTCCTATAGACTCTTGCTATATGGGCTCTAATAATTCTGCCTTCCTACAGCAG GCTTCATACATTACTGGTGGTGTATATCTGAAGCCCCAACAGCCAGATGGACTGCTTCAATATCTTACG ACAGTTTTTGCCACTGATTTGCATTCCCGAGCATTTTTACAGCTCCCCAAGTCCGCTGGAGTGGATTTTCGTGCTTC GTGTTTTTGCCATAAAAAAACAATAGACACAGGCTACATTTGTTCTGTGTGCTTGTCCATATTTTGCAAGCATCACAAGAAATGTTCAACTTGTGG GTCAGTATTTGGTCAAGCCCAGTCAGAAGTTCCCTCAACAACCAACAAAAAAAGAAAGTCTTCAGAACCGCTCCTG TGA
- the LOC101302718 gene encoding general transcription factor IIH subunit 3-like isoform 1 translates to MASVPSKLYADDVSLLMVLLDTNPFFWSSSSLPFSKYLSHVLTFLNSILLLNQLNQVVVIATGYSSCSYIYDSASAPGQGSDQGRMPALCSHLLKKLEEFVAKDEQLLKEGSAEGIPSSLLSGSLSMALCYIQKVFRSGPQHPHPRILCLQGSSDGPEQYVAIMNAIFSAQRSMVPIDSCYMGSNNSAFLQQASYITGGVYLKPQQPDGLLQYLTTVFATDLHSRAFLQLPKSAGVDFRASCFCHKKTIDTGYICSVCLSIFCKHHKKCSTCGSVFGQAQSEVPSTTNKKRKSSEPLLVS, encoded by the exons ATGGCTTCCGTCCCTTCAAAGCTCTACGCCG ATGACGTCAGCCTTCTGATGGTCTTGCTAGACACCAACCCGTTCTTCTGGAGCTCATCGTCTCTCCCATTCTCCAAGTATCTCTCCCAT GTGCTTACATTTTTGAACTCGATTTTGCTGCTCAATCAACTCAACCAAGTAGTGGTGATTGCTACCGGGTACAGTTCATGTAGCTACATCTACGATTCGGCTTCGGCTCCTGGCCAGGGCTCTGATCAAGGAAGAATGCCGGCGCTTTGCTCTCACTTGCTGAAGAAGCTGGAGGAGTTTGTGGCCAAAGATGAGCAGCTGCTCAAGGAAGGCTCAGCTGAAGGGATTCCTTCTTCGCTGTTGTCGGGGTCGCTGTCAATGGCTCTATGCT ATATACAGAAGGTTTTTCGATCAGGACCACAGCATCCTCACCCCAGG ATTTTATGCTTGCAGGGATCGTCAGATGGACCTGAGCA ATATGTTGCAATCATGAATGCAATATTTTCTGCACAGCGTTCCATG GTTCCTATAGACTCTTGCTATATGGGCTCTAATAATTCTGCCTTCCTACAGCAG GCTTCATACATTACTGGTGGTGTATATCTGAAGCCCCAACAGCCAGATGGACTGCTTCAATATCTTACG ACAGTTTTTGCCACTGATTTGCATTCCCGAGCATTTTTACAGCTCCCCAAGTCCGCTGGAGTGGATTTTCGTGCTTC GTGTTTTTGCCATAAAAAAACAATAGACACAGGCTACATTTGTTCTGTGTGCTTGTCCATATTTTGCAAGCATCACAAGAAATGTTCAACTTGTGG GTCAGTATTTGGTCAAGCCCAGTCAGAAGTTCCCTCAACAACCAACAAAAAAAGAAAGTCTTCAGAACCGCTCCTGGTATCTTAA
- the LOC101303181 gene encoding lysM domain-containing GPI-anchored protein 1-like: MQHPKPCCKTQTFIFLWVLSNVLLLATSKSTIEPCSNSDSCNALLGYKVYTELKVSEVASLFQVDPIAILTANAIDISYPDVENHILPSQLFLKIPIMCSCVDGIRKSVSTHYKTQPSDTLASIADSMYSGLVSADQIREANSISDPSVLDVGQTLVVPLPCTCFNGTDNLLPAIYLSYVVTPDDTLAGIAARYSTTLTDLMNVNAMGSSAIKAADILAIPLPACASNFPSYASDYGLIVPNGSYAITASHCLQCSCGPGSLNLYCEPASLAVSCSSMQCKNSNLMVGNITAQQTSAGCNVSSCNYGGFVNGSIVTTLSTSLRPRCPGPQQFPPLIAPPTSVIRDTTFAPAPSPQSDGSGTGTPQSTVPSTTSGSLPGLAPMGGPSGSSSAASSLVKPLTNFPSAVLLLLCVKFMMAIL; encoded by the exons ATGCAGCACCCAAAACCCTGTTGCAAAACCCAGACCTTCATCTTCCTCTGGGTTTTAAGCAATGTACTTCTTCTGGCGACCTCAAAGTCAACAATCGAGCCATGCTCCAACTCCGACTCGTGCAATGCTCTCCTCGGCTACAAGGTCTACACCGAGCTCAAAGTCTCCGAAGTAGCTTCACTCTTCCAGGTCGACCCAATCGCTATCCTCACCGCCAATGCCATCGACATTTCGTACCCCGACGTCGAAAACCACATTCTCCCCTCCCAGCTCTTCCTCAAAATCCCAATCATGTGTTCCTGCGTCGACGGAATCCGCAAGTCCGTTTCGACCCACTACAAGACCCAGCCTTCAGACACTCTCGCATCCATTGCCGACTCGATGTACTCGGGTTTGGTGTCTGCGGACCAGATTCGGGAGGCTAATTCGATTTCGGACCCGTCGGTGCTCGATGTGGGACAGACGCTTGTGGTGCCTCTGCCGTGTACTTGCTTCAATGGGACGGATAATCTGTTGCCAGCGATTTACTTGTCGTATGTGGTGACGCCGGATGACACGCTGGCGGGGATTGCGGCTAGGTATTCGACTACGCTGACGGATTTGATGAATGTTAATGCAATGGGGAGCTCGGCTATTAAGGCTGCTGATATTCTTGCAATTCCATTGCCTG CTTGTGCATCAAACTTTCCTAGCTATGCTTCAGACTACGGCTTAATTGTACCCAACGGGAGCTATGCAATTACAGCAAGTCACTGCCTTCAATGCAGTTGTGGTCCTGGGAGTCTCAA TTTGTACTGTGAGCCTGCTTCATTAGCAGTTTCGTGTTCGAGCATGCAATGTAAAAACAGTAACCTCATGGTCGGGAACATTACAGCACAGCAAACTAGTGCTGGTTGCAATGTCAGTTCTTGCAACTATGGTGGTTTTGTGAATGGCTCCATAGTAACGAC GTTGTCCACATCTCTTCGGCCTCGCTGCCCAG GACCACAACAATTTCCGCCACTCATAGCTCCACCAACTTCAGTAATCCGGGATACAACATTTGCACCAGCACCCTCACCCCAGTCCGATGGCTCTGGAACAGGAACACCCCAGTCTACGGTGCCTTCAACGACGTCCGGTTCACTTCCAGGTTTAGCCCCCATGGGTGGTCCTTCGGGGAGTTCTTCTGCTGCTTCTTCCCTGGTTAAGCCATTGACCAATTTCCCAAGTGCAGTTTTGTTACTCTTGTGCGTCAAGTTCATGATGGCCATCTTATGA
- the LOC101299061 gene encoding eukaryotic translation initiation factor 4E-1-like — MSTFSKLLRGKEKLEAFLRKYPEIPYAVATVVFSELGFPYILLPEIPAIMRYLRRLWETPTWREVVSSLLQSGNILLFALLYLAFHLLCSMIKKKKLTTWLAVGFLTRRVIKLCPKEFRSEHSWTLWVGNPMANSEQEDWGGSLCPIYTFSTVKGFWSLYNNMHHPSKLTPGYDYYIFKENIEPELEDPACSDGGKWTLTFSTGRSDQSWLHTIQALVQEQFNHRYEICGAVISLRDGQEKIALWTKNAANEAVQVSIGKQWKGFLDSNETIWFTFHEDARQVGSYANDRYTV, encoded by the exons ATGTCAACCTTTTCCAAACTCCTGAGAGGAAAGGAAAAGCTTGAGGCTTTTCTGAGGAAATACCCCGAAATTCCTTATGCAGTGGCGACTGTAGTTTTTTCGGAACTGGGATTTCCATACATTCTGCTCCCTGAGATTCCGGCCATTATGAGATACCTCCGCCGGCTGTGGGAGACGCCAACCTGGAGGGAGGTTGTGTCCTCACTACTCCAGTCCGGCAACATCCTCTTGTTTGCTTTGCTCTACCTGGCGTTTCACCTTCTCTGCTCTATGATTAAGAAGAAGAAGTTGACAACATGGTTGGCAGTGGGCTTCCTCACCCGCCGGGTGATCAAGCTG TGCCCAAAGGAGTTCAGGTCGGAGCACTCGTGGACCTTGTGGGTCGGTAACCCGATGGCCAACTCCGAGCAAGAGGATTGGGGCGGCTCACTTTGCCCGATTTACACCTTCTCTACTGTGAAGGGCTTTTGGAG TCTGTATAACAACATGCACCATCCGAGCAAGTTGACTCCCGGTTACGATTATTATATATTCAAAGAGAATATTGAGCCAGAGTTGGAGGATCCTGCTTGTTCTGATGGAGGGAAATGGACTCTGACATTTTCTACTGGGAGATCTGATCAATCCTGGTTGCATACA ATACAAGCACTGGTCCAAGAACAGTTTAATCATAGATATGAAATATGTGGAGCAGTTATCAGTTTAAGAGATGGGCAAGAAAAGATTGCTCTTTGGACCAAGAATGCAGCAAATGAGGCGGTTCAG GTGAGCATTGGCAAACAATGGAAAGGCTTCCTTGATAGCAATGAAACTATTTGGTTCACGTTTCAT GAAGATGCTAGGCAAGTTGGGAGCTATGCCAATGATAGATACACAGTGTGA
- the LOC101299354 gene encoding uncharacterized protein LOC101299354, with protein MGDSPATPKRRTSRRMVQSTLFPVKPVENGDPKKDAEPVENNEEKNDQDEEVCGSQSKRKRKPAAAKKTPPVKAPKKSGKRSANSTPTKKNGKDVVVEDAPLIMPDLRLEAKLRGAEISRIWTKEGRQLHPFFACSKVGKKSQEVIDVEGSSSFMGRKETCGPIHVFESTQDDAVFLDWRNWTFCEETSLTSGQHLECMPSSIFEGSAECLNFDMVSSVSQPCKSSTLDQSRIQQECAHETSSAVPHLDNEQVKLYQHSKEVKDCEVGMFSEYTGCMEKSDIEQQNTFLEERAMSNNPDCCEQSENSLWTYKYQPKNAREVCGNNESVKFLSEWLHSWYERDLRTSEGGGDRQGINYNWTQSDSESEDDEVLKKKNVLLVTGPIGSGKSAAIYACAKEQGIKVLELSASECRSGAQVNKRFGETFKSRKFQRSVAKTVGSQNKLIMKSLFVEANGTTGQDLDDDDDDVVELIPISDEDYHDATGSSVTFAFKETHGKDKLVILFEDVDITFEDHGFIAAIQQLAKTANGPIILTSNSPKPELPNSFDRLQVHFMLPSSAELYSHACMVCAAEKASIQPYLLEQFIECCGGDIRKIIMHLQFWCQGTSFRKDTKMKRETYGSLLFDVEAGHQMLPKLLPWDLPSQLSDLVEKEITKSLTMMEEGSSPMEVDHNTEVQCSLNMAYSEMENIEAKKVAMLSRNGYTHECSEYTATDTAPDFSNETGTPFPFPRRHVRRMHGVVLSSDSEDDFMKNGYPTVTDKDSNHEVLGVDSVSEVLLFPGATNIDRGLYDCLAADEFHISDMSNFADISCVPESSFVPETQMDSETDFLSQTMSSGHFGSSMLCVEDYDGIDMLSQTVSSGHFAKTMNEVCFDEELPVEEKNLAQYESGVHINFDKVGNNCDAILEYSHQELEDSRNDHMEIVARAHQLMDECSRMDFNKGSKIQEQKTSAVSDLVRDSWNRLRGWRNDLRQYVASEQEASQIVILAYRMSNLISEADILFSKCQPLMSDSVEPSMISSEESDSFSWCDERLLLASTIAQHGFCFYAKSISLVGSNVGCVRVDVDMASEMLANTNNMMALGKLVGQGMRTSNTSYGGRNSEISQPNVVTSEIKSRVFDAIQSIVPAKLNLTLRGSAYIEYLSSLRHISRSEAARLSKGVENTTRRRRKRVAPHYLSSGARMLSPEQLSLLDQYNLRWKTSSSSV; from the exons ATGGGCGATTCGCCGGCGACGCCGAAGCGGCGGACCAGCCGGAGAATGGTGCAGTCGACGCTGTTCCCTGTGAAGCCGGTAGAGAACGGCGATCCGAAGAAGGACGCGGAGCCGGTAGAGAACAACGAAGAGAAGAACGATCAGGATGAGGAGGTCTGCGGGAGTCAGAGCAAGCGGAAGCGGAAGCCGGCGGCGGCGAAGAAGACGCCTCCGGTTAAAGCTCCGAAGAAG AGCGGTAAGCGATCGGCGAATAGTACACCGACGAAGAAGAACGGAAAAGATGTGGTGGTTGAAGATGCGCCTTTGATAATGCCTGACTTGAGATTGGAGGCTAAATTACGAGGCGCG GAAATCTCACGGATATGGACGAAAGAAGGAAGGCAATTACATCCCTTTTTTGCATGTTCGAAAGTGGGCAAGAAAAGCCAGGAGGTGATTGACGTCGAGGGCAGTTCAAGCTTCATGGGGAGGAAGGAGACTTGTGGTCCAATTCATGTGTTTGAAAGCACTCAG GACGATGCTGTGTTTCTTGATTGGAGAAATTGGACATTTTGTGAGGAAACCAGTCTGACAAGTGGTCAGCATCTTGAATGCATGCCTTCCTCAATTTTTGAGGGCTCTGCTGAGTGCTTAAATTTTGATATGGTCTCTAGTGTTTCCCAACCCTGCAAATCATCAACTTTAGATCAGAGTCGTATTCAACAGGAATGTGCTCATGAAACATCATCCGCAGTCCCTCATTTGGATAATGAGCAAGTGAAGTTGTATCAGCACTCAAAGGAAGTAAAG GACTGTGAGGTTGGTATGTTTTCTGAGTATACTGGTTGCATGGAAAAGTCAGATATTGAGCAGCAGAATACATTTCTTGAGGAAAG GGCGATGTCAAACAATCCTGATTGCTGTGAGCAATCTGAGAATAGCTTATGGACATATAAGTACCAGCCAAAGAATGCTAGGGAG GTATGTGGCAATAATGAATCTGTGAAGTTTCTGAGTGAGTGGCTGCATTCTTGGTATGAACGAGATCTTCGAACCAGTGAAGGTGGTGGTGACAGGCAAGGCATTAATTATAATTGGACTCAAAGTGACTCAGAAAGTGAAGATGATGAGGTCTTGAAGAAAAAGAATGTTCTGTTAGTTACAGGGCCAATTGGG AGTGGAAAGTCTGCAGCTATATATGCGTGTGCGAAAGAACAAGGGATTAAGGTTTTGGAG CTCAGTGCATCAGAGTGTCGGAGTGGAGCCCAAGTAAACAAGAGGTTTGGAGAGACTTTCAAATCTCGGAAATTCCAAAG ATCAGTGGCCAAAACTGTGGGTTCACAGAACAAGCTTATTATGAAGTCGCTCTTTGTTGAGGCTAATGGTACGACAGGCCAAGACTTGGATGATGATGATGATGATGTTGTTGAACTGATACCCATATCAGATGAAGATTATCATGATGCTACTGGAAGTTCTGTTACATTTGCCTTCAAGGAGACCCATGGCAAAGATAAACTTGTTATACTTTTTGAGGATGTGGACATTACTTTTGAAGATCACGGTTTTATTGCAGCAATACAGCAGTTAGCTAAAACAGCGAACGGGCCCATAATATTGACCAGCAATA GTCCAAAACCTGAACTGCCAAACAGTTTTGATAGATTACAAGTGCATTTCATGTTGCCATCATCAGCAGAGCTGTATTCCCATGCATGTATG GTTTGTGCTGCAGAGAAAGCCAGCATACAGCCCTATTTACTTGAGCAATTTATTGAATGTTGTGGAGGAGATATTCGCAAAATTATTATGCATCTTCAGTTCTGGTGCCAAGGTACAAGTTTTAGGAAAG ATACAAAAATGAAGCGAGAGACATATGGTTCATTGCTATTTGATGTTGAGGCTGGTCATCAGATGCTGCCAAAGTTATTACCCTGGGATTTACCATCTCAGTTATCTGATTTAGTAGAGAAAGAGATAACCAAGTCATTAACCATGATGGAAGAAGGTTCAAGCCCAATGGAGGTAGATCACAATACAGAAGTCCAATGTAGTTTGAACATGGCTTATAGTGAAATGGAAAATATAGAGGCCAAGAAAGTAGCAATGCTAAGCAGGAATGGGTATACTCATGAGTGCAGTGAGTATACCGCAACTGATACTGCTCCCGACTTTTCTAATGAGACAGGTACCCCATTTCCTTTCCCCCGGCGACATGTTCGGAGGATGCATGGTGTTGTATTATCTTCTGATTCTGAAGATGACTTTATGAAGAATGGATATCCTACAGTTACAGATAAAGATTCTAACCATGAAGTCCTTGGTGTTGATTCAGTATCAGAGGTGCTACTTTTTCCTGGAGCGACAAATATAGATAGAGGACTTTATGACTGTTTAGCAGCAGATGAATTCCACATAAGTGACATGTCCAACTTCGCAGATATATCATGTGTGCCAGAATCGTCTTTTGTTCCCGAAACACAAATGGATAGTGAAACAGACTTCTTGTCTCAGACAATGTCTTCCGGTCACTTTGGTAGCTCTATGTTATGTGTTGAAGACTATGATGGAATAGATATGTTATCACAAACAGTCTCTTCTGGGCATTTTGCTAAGACCATGAATGAAGTATGTTTTGACGAAGAACTACCTGTTGAAGAGAAAAATCTTGCTCAATATGAATCGGGAGTACATATAAATTTTGATAAGGTGGGAAATAATTGTGATGCGATTCTGGAATATTCTCATCAGGAGTTGGAAGATTCTCGAAATGATCATATGGAGATTGTTGCAAGAGCTCATCAATTGATGGATGAGTGCAGCCGCATGGATTTTAATAAGGGCTCCAAGATACAGGAGCAGAAAACCTCAGCAGTCAGTGATCTTGTACGAGATTCATGGAACAGACTTCGTGGATGGCGTAATGATCTAAGGCAGTATGTAGCATCAGAACAAGAGGCCTCTCAGATTGTTATTCTTGCTTATAGAATGAGCAATTTGATATCAGAAGCTGATATTTTGTTTTCTAAGTGCCAACCACTAATGAGT GATTCTGTAGAACCATCAATGATCTCCTCGGAGGAGTCAGATTCATTCAGCTGGTGTGATGAGCGGTTGCTATTGGCATCCACAATTGCCCAGCATGGATTTTGCTTCTACGCAAAGAGCATTTCTTTAGTAGGATCAAATGTAGGCTGCGTGAGGGTGGATGTGGATATGGCCTCTGAGATGTTGGCTAACACAAATAATATGATGGCCTTAGGTAAGTTAGTTGGACAGGGTATGAGAACAAGTAATACATCGTATGGTGGAAGAAATTCAGAGATTAGTCAGCCAAATGTTGTAACAAG TGAAATCAAGTCACGTGTGTTTGATGCAATCCAGTCGATTGTACCTGCTAAACTCAACTTGACACTGAGAGGCAGTGCATACATCGAGTATCTTTCCTCACTTCGCCACATCTCAAGATCAGAAGCTGCTCGTTTGTCAAAAGGTGTTGAGAACACCACAAGAAGAAGAAG GAAAAGGGTTGCTCCACACTACCTGAGTAGTGGTGCAAGAATGTTATCTCCTGAACAGTTATCATTGCTAGATCAGTATAACTTACGCTGGAAGACCTCCAGCTCTTCCGTTTAA
- the LOC101303473 gene encoding heavy metal-associated isoprenylated plant protein 26-like: MFGWRHGKTSQISNAISIVELLVHMDCEGCEKRIRRAISKIDGVDSLDIDMDKQKVTVTGYVDQRKVLKVVRRTGRKAEFWPFPYDSEYYPYAAQYLDESTYSSSYNYYMHGYNETVHGYFPDPLYSTVSDQTVHLFSDDNVHAYCTLM, encoded by the exons ATGTTTGGTTGGCGACATGGGAAGACATCACAAATATCCAATGCCATCTCA ATAGTGGAACTCTTGGTGCATATGGATTGTGAAGGATGCGAAAAGAGGATACGCCGAGCAATTTCAAAAATAGATG GTGTGGATAGTTTGGATATCGACATGGATAAGCAGAAGGTAACGGTGACTGGATATGTGGATCAAAGGAAGGTGTTGAAGGTGGTGAGACGAACAGGAAGAAAGGCTGAGTTTTGGCCATTTCCATACGACTCAGAATACTATCCCTACGCAGCTCAATACTTAGACGAGTCTACCTACTCGTCTTCGTATAACTACTACATGCACGGCTATAACGAAACCGTGCATGGCTACTTCCCTGATCCTTTGTATTCCACTGTTTCTGATCAAACCGTTCACCTCTTTAGTGATGACAATGTCCATGCTTACTGCACCCTTATGTGA
- the LOC101303764 gene encoding uncharacterized protein LOC101303764: MPAASSFLRQMSVREAWKSTSRRWGGGNSNNPCGGNSGGATPHSEGSFKKQMEGFSNMYGGGGYGYGENATVRKRVMVVVDDTSHSKHAMMWALTHIANKGDLLTLLHIMPSTSHGDSSAGSPYLANSLGSLCKACKPEVEVEALVIQGPRLATVMSQVKKLEVSVLVLGQKKASPLISCLYGTSRTEEFVEHCINNADCLTIGVRKQSKGVGGYLINTRWQKDFWLLA; the protein is encoded by the exons ATGCCAGCTGCAAGTTCATTTCTGAGGCAGATGAGTGTTAGGGAGGCTTGGAAATCAACTTCAAGGAGATGGGGAGGTGGGAACAGCAATAATCCTTGTGGTGGCAACAGTGGTGGTGCAACTCCACACTCTGAGGGAAGCTTCAAGAAGCAAATGGAAGGGTTTAGCAACATGTATGGTGGTGGTGGTTATGGTTATGGTGAGAATGCAACAGTGAGGAAGAGAGTGATGGTGGTGGTGGATGACACTTCTCATTCCAAACATGCAATGATGTGGGCTCTCACTCATATTGCCAACAAGGGTGATTTGCTCACTCTTCTTCACATCATGCCTTCTACTTCACATGGGGACTCTTCTGCTGGTTCTCCATACCTTGCAAACTCTCTTGGTTCTCTTTGCAAGGCTTGCAAGCCTGAG GTTGAAGTTGAAGCACTTGTAATCCAAGGACCTAGACTAGCCACAGTGATGAGCCAAGTGAAGAAGCTAGAGGTCTCAGTCCTAGTTCTGGGTCAGAAGAAGGCCTCTCCCCTCATTAGCTG CTTGTATGGAACAAGCAGAACTGAGGAGTTTGTGGAACATTGCATCAACAATGCAGATTGCTTGACTATTGGAGTGAGGAAGCAAAGCAAAGGTGTGGGTGGCTATCTCATCAACACTAGATGGCAGAAGGATTTCTGGCTCTTGGCTTAG
- the LOC101304057 gene encoding UDP-galactose transporter 1-like has product MEETRLCQWSVIRSLLAVLQWWVFNVTVVVMNKWIFQKLDFKFPLTVSCVHFICSAIGAYTVIKVLRLKPLIAVEPEDRWKRIFPMSFVFCINIVLGNVSLRYIPVSFMQTIKSFTPATTVFLQWLVWRKSFDWRIWASLIPIVGGILLTSVTELSFNMLGFCAALFGCLATSTKTILAESLLHGYKFDSINTVYYMAPFATMILGVPAALLEGNGVIEWLHTHETLVPSLTIIFSSGVLAFCLNFSIFYVIHSTTAVTFNVAGNLKVAVAVLVSWMIFKNPISGMNAVGCGVTLVGCTFYGYIRHLLSQQLPGTPRASKTPPRTPRGRMELQPLVNDKLDDKV; this is encoded by the exons ATGGAGGAGACTCGGCTGTGCCAGTGGAGCGTCATTAGATCTCTTCTAGCTGTTCTTCAATGGTGGGTTTTCAATGTCACCGTCGTTGTCATGAACAAGTGGATCTTTCAG AAACTGGATTTTAAGTTTCCCTTGACTGTATCATGTGTGCATTTCATATGCTCAGCAATTGGGGCATACACGGTAATCAAGGTGTTGAGGCTTAAACCACTAATAGCAGTTGAGCCTGAAGATCGCTGGAAAAGGATATTTCCCATGTCATTCGTGTTCTGTATTAACATAGTGTTGGGGAATGTGAGCTTACGTTACATTCCAGTTTCTTTCATGCAGACGATAAAGTCATTCACTCCCGCGACCACAG TTTTTTTGCAGTGGCTGGTTTGGAGAAAGAGCTTTGACTGGCGAATTTGGGCTTCCTTGATACCCATTGTTGGAGGAATTCTTCTTACTTCAGTTACAGAGCTTAGTTTCAATATGCTTGGATTTTGTGCTGCCTTATTTGGTTGTCTGGCTACTTCCACGAAAACCATCCTTGCAGAGTCTCTGTTGCACGGATACAAGTTTGACAG CATAAACACTGTCTACTACATGGCACCTTTCGCAACCATGATCTTGGGAGTACCTGCTGCGCTACTCGAAGGTAATGGAGTTATTGAATGGCTTCACACGCATGAGACTCTTGTTCCATCACTCACCATAATTTTCAGCTCTGGGGTACTGGCATTTTGTCTCAACTTCTCCATCTTCTATGTGATTCATTCCACAACTGCTGTAACATTCAATGTTGCTGGAAACCTCAAG GTTGCTGTTGCTGTCCTTGTTTCATGGATGATATTCAAAAACCCAATTTCTGGTATGAATGCCGTTGGATGTGGAGTAACCCTCGTGGGATGCACTTTCTATGGGTACATAAGGCATCTCCTCTCCCAACAGCTGCCCGGAACTCCTCGAGCTTCCAAGACTCCACCCAGGACTCCACGAGGTCGTATGGAGCTGCAGCCCCTTGTAAATGATAAGTTAGATGACAAGGTCTGA
- the LOC101304345 gene encoding uncharacterized protein LOC101304345, translating to MEETVNKLVNAGRRAANNNTVISVCLVGSFIALGARSMKQQNKIEALEAEKDSVIKSNKATKQTLWDWKQQLYAEAGSDSALVPLARIKAIYGDATTPPIAAKEDPKSASFVV from the exons ATGGAGGAGACGGTGAACAAGCTGGTGAACGCCGGAAGGCGCGCGGCGAACAACAACACGGTGATAAGCGTGTGCCTAGTAGGATCCTTCATCGCCCTGGGCGCAAGGTCCATGAAGCAGCAAAACAAAATCGAGGCTCTAGAGGCGGAGAAGGACTCCGTCATCAAGTCGAACAAGGCCACCAAGCAGACCTTGTGGGACTGGAAGCAACAGCTCTATGCCGAAGCCGGCTCCGACTCCGCTCTCGTCCCTCTCGCTAGGATCAAAGCCATCTATGGGGATGCCACTACTCCCCCAATCG CTGCGAAGGAGGATCCAAAATCTGCGAGTTTTGTGGTCTGA